The Sporomusaceae bacterium FL31 genome contains a region encoding:
- a CDS encoding CarD family transcriptional regulator, which yields MFQIGDKIFYPMQGGCIILAIEEREILGETQLYYMMNIVHRNMQVSIPVDKIDQLGIRPIVNSDELENVLTTFHDGETDTSCRDNQRYRRDIIKLKSGDIYEGAEVIRDLIRISNKKKLGITDKNMLDNARQILISEVVLVKGIPLEQASDLLDQVINVQ from the coding sequence ATGTTTCAGATAGGTGACAAGATTTTTTATCCCATGCAAGGCGGTTGTATCATTCTCGCGATTGAAGAACGAGAAATTTTGGGTGAAACTCAACTTTACTACATGATGAACATTGTTCACAGAAACATGCAAGTATCGATCCCTGTAGATAAAATTGACCAATTAGGAATTCGCCCTATTGTCAATTCAGACGAACTTGAGAATGTACTGACTACTTTCCATGATGGAGAAACTGATACATCCTGTAGAGACAACCAGCGCTATCGCCGCGACATCATCAAACTAAAAAGTGGTGATATTTACGAAGGCGCAGAAGTCATTCGCGATCTGATTCGAATCAGCAATAAAAAGAAGCTGGGTATCACTGACAAGAATATGTTGGATAATGCCCGTCAAATTCTGATCAGCGAAGTGGTGTTGGTAAAGGGGATTCCGCTAGAGCAAGCCTCTGACCTCTTAGACCAAGTCATCAATGTCCAGTAA
- a CDS encoding cobalt transporter CbiM, which translates to MHMADALISPVIGGTMWAATAGLVSYAAKKVQQDIDEQKVPLMGVLGAFVFAAQMINFTIPGTGSSGHIGGGVLLAILLGPHAAFLTIASILTVQSLFFADGGLLALGSNIFNMGFIPCYLAYPFIYKPLTKSNPSQRKIMLGSVLAAVVGLQLGAFGVVLETLFSGISELPFSTFALLMQPIHLAIGFVEGLITAAVVTFVYHAAPEILQKTALTQPLGSTPMKNVLVVLFILALFTGGALSWFASTNPDGLEWSIFEVSGEEELQASDEVHEFFAQLQEKIAFLPDYNFKQETPAAQPAATEPASDKSTAWPAVDAGTSVAGLVGSLITLLLALFIGKGLQVAARR; encoded by the coding sequence ATGCATATGGCGGATGCACTGATTTCGCCAGTGATTGGTGGAACGATGTGGGCAGCAACAGCAGGCTTGGTTTCTTATGCTGCTAAAAAAGTCCAACAAGACATTGATGAACAGAAGGTCCCTTTGATGGGTGTGTTAGGAGCTTTCGTTTTTGCAGCCCAAATGATTAATTTCACTATTCCGGGAACCGGGTCGAGTGGTCATATTGGCGGCGGTGTATTGCTTGCCATTCTACTTGGACCACATGCTGCTTTTTTGACCATTGCTTCTATTCTTACAGTGCAGTCTTTATTCTTTGCTGACGGCGGCCTGCTGGCACTTGGCAGCAATATTTTCAACATGGGCTTTATCCCTTGCTATCTTGCTTATCCATTTATTTATAAACCACTAACAAAAAGTAATCCTTCACAAAGGAAAATTATGTTAGGTTCAGTACTCGCAGCAGTTGTCGGACTTCAGCTAGGAGCGTTTGGGGTAGTACTGGAGACTTTGTTTTCAGGAATTTCAGAACTGCCGTTCTCCACTTTTGCCCTTCTCATGCAGCCGATTCATTTGGCTATCGGATTTGTAGAAGGGTTAATTACCGCTGCGGTCGTTACCTTCGTCTACCATGCAGCACCAGAAATTCTCCAGAAAACGGCTTTAACACAGCCTTTGGGATCAACCCCCATGAAAAACGTACTGGTCGTATTATTTATATTGGCGTTGTTTACAGGAGGCGCACTTTCCTGGTTTGCTTCCACAAACCCAGATGGACTCGAATGGTCGATTTTTGAAGTCAGCGGTGAAGAGGAACTGCAGGCAAGTGATGAAGTCCATGAATTCTTTGCCCAATTACAAGAAAAAATCGCCTTCCTTCCTGATTACAACTTTAAACAGGAAACTCCAGCTGCTCAGCCGGCAGCAACCGAACCCGCCTCAGACAAATCAACGGCTTGGCCAGCGGTTGATGCCGGAACATCAGTGGCTGGCTTAGTCGGTTCTCTGATCACTCTGTTACTGGCTTTATTTATTGGCAAAGGCTTGCAGGTGGCAGCAAGGCGTTAG
- a CDS encoding cobalt ECF transporter T component CbiQ yields MLKLESNWLDLRTLDELALQKTFIHKLNACTKLYTTLIFVVIVTSFSKYEVTGLIPLFFYPVALISLGNLPIHYLCKRLLMIAPFIIVIGLFNPLFDHVPVTAVGSLMVTGGWLSFVGITLKLMLTITAALLLVATTGINSICTALSKLGAPKPIVIQILFMYRYIHVLLEEFLTTLQAYHQRSFQNNGVHYKAWGSLLGQLLLRTMARAQRIYQAMLCRGYDGHIGISTAMVWTTQDKLFLFFWPVFFLFCRFVNIPQALGKLLTGGF; encoded by the coding sequence ATGCTAAAACTCGAATCAAATTGGCTTGATTTACGTACATTGGATGAACTTGCGCTGCAAAAGACCTTTATTCACAAATTAAATGCCTGCACCAAGCTATATACAACACTAATTTTTGTGGTAATTGTTACATCATTCTCGAAGTATGAAGTTACCGGCCTCATTCCTCTATTTTTCTACCCGGTTGCACTGATATCCCTAGGCAATCTGCCTATTCACTATTTATGTAAGCGGCTCCTGATGATCGCTCCGTTTATTATTGTTATTGGTTTATTTAATCCCCTATTTGATCATGTTCCGGTCACAGCTGTTGGTTCGCTTATGGTCACAGGCGGCTGGCTGTCATTTGTAGGAATTACGCTTAAATTAATGTTAACCATAACAGCTGCGTTACTGTTAGTTGCAACCACCGGGATCAATTCCATTTGCACAGCCCTGAGCAAGCTTGGTGCTCCTAAGCCCATTGTAATTCAAATATTGTTTATGTATCGCTATATCCATGTACTGCTTGAAGAATTTCTAACAACCCTTCAAGCCTATCATCAACGTTCTTTTCAAAATAATGGTGTTCATTATAAAGCCTGGGGCTCATTGCTGGGTCAGTTGCTGCTGAGAACAATGGCCAGGGCACAACGGATTTATCAAGCCATGCTATGCCGTGGCTACGATGGGCACATCGGAATATCGACAGCTATGGTTTGGACTACTCAAGATAAGCTGTTTCTTTTCTTTTGGCCAGTATTCTTTCTATTCTGTCGTTTTGTCAATATCCCGCAGGCTTTAGGAAAGCTGCTGACAGGAGGATTTTAA
- a CDS encoding energy-coupling factor ABC transporter ATP-binding protein, whose protein sequence is MSHHTIDITDVVYTYPDGTDALRKLTLHIGHGESVAIVGSNGSGKTTLLSHLSGVLFPTSGTVNIGGYPIIKQTLPQIRRTVGMVFQHPDDQLFMPTVYDDVAFGPINMGLPTETVNKRVIAALTTVGALELKDRPPYRLSGGQKRAVAIATVLAMEPDILVMDEPTAALDPFARRQLIHLLHTFTHTKIIATHDLDMALDLCTRTIILHNGTVLADGATVEIFRNKPLLEQARLEQPLSLQKCPICSLKPE, encoded by the coding sequence ATGAGTCACCATACCATTGATATTACAGATGTTGTCTATACCTACCCTGATGGCACGGATGCCTTAAGAAAGCTAACGCTCCACATTGGCCATGGTGAATCAGTCGCCATTGTCGGCTCCAACGGCTCCGGCAAAACCACCCTGCTCTCCCACTTAAGTGGAGTGTTATTCCCGACATCGGGGACTGTCAATATTGGCGGCTACCCAATTATTAAGCAGACCCTGCCGCAAATCAGACGTACGGTTGGTATGGTATTCCAACATCCTGATGACCAATTATTTATGCCAACCGTTTATGACGATGTGGCTTTTGGACCAATCAATATGGGCTTGCCGACAGAAACTGTTAACAAGCGAGTGATAGCCGCATTGACAACAGTGGGTGCGCTGGAACTAAAAGATCGCCCTCCTTATCGCCTTTCAGGAGGCCAAAAACGAGCTGTAGCCATAGCTACTGTTTTGGCCATGGAGCCTGACATTCTAGTGATGGATGAACCAACAGCAGCTTTGGACCCATTTGCCCGCCGCCAGCTTATTCATCTTTTGCACACATTTACTCATACCAAAATTATTGCTACACACGATTTGGATATGGCTCTCGATTTATGCACGCGCACCATTATCTTACATAACGGTACTGTTCTTGCGGATGGTGCAACGGTTGAAATTTTTCGTAATAAACCATTATTGGAGCAAGCACGTCTGGAACAGCCGCTATCCCTACAAAAATGCCCGATTTGTTCGCTTAAGCCTGAGTAA
- the metC_1 gene encoding cystathionine gamma-synthase, whose product MRKETLLIHGAEEDATGSVSTPIYQVSTFRQHTVGQEGGYQYSRGANPTRYTLEAQIALLESGAAAFAFGSGMAALTAVFHLFRSGDHIVASRDLYGGTSRVLDKIFSRFDLTVDYVDFTNLSDIASAIRPNTKALMIETPSNPTLMVTDIRAVVALAQQHGLLTVADNTFMSPYLQRPLTLGVDIVVHSATKFIGGHSDVLAGIVVAKTDQLAEELHFIQNSTGGVLGPFDSWLLLRGLKTLGVRMDRQAQNALAVAAWLRDQPEVKQVYYLGFENHPGYQLHYSQADGAGNVISFDVGDAELAHSILAKLSLCVLADSLGGVESLINLSDKMSHGSVPKERKLQMGITPSLIRLSVGIEHSDDIIADLRQAFGR is encoded by the coding sequence ATGCGCAAGGAAACATTGTTGATCCATGGAGCAGAGGAGGACGCTACCGGCTCGGTCAGCACGCCGATTTATCAGGTTTCTACCTTTCGACAGCATACTGTCGGACAGGAGGGTGGTTATCAATATTCACGCGGCGCTAATCCAACCAGATATACTTTAGAAGCGCAGATTGCCCTATTGGAATCCGGGGCAGCAGCTTTTGCTTTTGGTTCAGGGATGGCTGCTTTAACTGCCGTATTTCATCTGTTTCGCAGTGGTGATCATATTGTAGCAAGCCGTGACTTATATGGCGGGACATCACGTGTGTTGGATAAAATATTCAGCCGGTTTGATTTGACAGTGGACTATGTGGACTTTACAAACCTTAGCGATATTGCGTCAGCCATACGACCTAATACTAAGGCATTAATGATTGAAACGCCCTCAAATCCTACTCTTATGGTAACTGATATTCGTGCTGTTGTAGCCCTGGCACAGCAGCATGGATTACTAACTGTAGCGGATAATACCTTTATGTCGCCTTATTTGCAGCGGCCATTGACGCTAGGGGTTGATATCGTAGTTCACAGTGCCACTAAATTTATTGGCGGGCATTCCGATGTTCTGGCTGGTATAGTGGTTGCTAAAACCGATCAACTGGCAGAGGAGCTGCACTTTATCCAAAATTCGACCGGCGGTGTATTGGGGCCATTTGATTCATGGCTGTTATTGCGCGGGCTGAAAACGCTGGGTGTACGGATGGACCGGCAAGCGCAGAACGCTCTTGCTGTTGCTGCCTGGCTGAGAGATCAACCCGAGGTTAAGCAAGTCTATTATCTCGGGTTTGAGAATCATCCTGGTTATCAGCTTCACTATAGCCAGGCAGATGGAGCCGGGAATGTGATTTCCTTTGATGTCGGCGATGCTGAGCTTGCTCATAGCATTTTAGCAAAATTGAGCTTGTGCGTATTGGCCGATAGTCTTGGCGGCGTTGAATCTTTGATCAACCTATCGGATAAGATGTCTCACGGCTCAGTTCCAAAAGAACGGAAGCTGCAAATGGGCATTACCCCAAGTTTAATTCGCCTGTCAGTGGGGATTGAACATTCCGATGATATTATTGCTGATCTCCGGCAAGCATTTGGACGATAG
- a CDS encoding arginine ABC transporter ATP-binding protein yields MIEVAGLYKKFGKTNVLNDIHLTVQTGNVCAIIGPSGSGKTTLLRCLNYLEEPNAGVIRVGDFTIEVAALGHDKKMIRQLRQRTSMVFQQFNLFPHMTVLENIMEGPVIVKNVPKQQAAATARYWLKKMGLEEKESAYPGQLSGGQKQRVAIARAMAMEPEVLLLDEPTSALDPELVCDVLAALKKLVQEGVTMIVVTHEMGFAREVAHQVVFMDGGSIVETGTAQQVFNSANPRIQAFTTQFAR; encoded by the coding sequence ATGATTGAAGTCGCAGGTTTATATAAAAAATTTGGTAAAACAAATGTGTTAAATGATATTCATCTTACTGTCCAAACCGGGAATGTTTGCGCTATTATCGGACCCAGTGGTTCGGGCAAAACTACATTGCTGCGCTGCTTAAACTACTTGGAAGAACCGAATGCCGGAGTGATTCGAGTAGGAGATTTTACAATTGAAGTTGCAGCGCTTGGCCATGATAAAAAGATGATTCGTCAACTACGCCAGCGCACTAGCATGGTCTTTCAGCAGTTTAATCTCTTCCCACACATGACTGTGCTGGAGAATATTATGGAGGGACCGGTCATTGTTAAAAATGTACCCAAGCAGCAGGCGGCAGCGACAGCACGTTACTGGTTAAAAAAGATGGGGCTGGAAGAGAAGGAATCGGCCTATCCGGGGCAGCTTTCAGGCGGTCAGAAGCAGCGGGTCGCGATAGCGCGTGCTATGGCTATGGAGCCGGAGGTTCTCTTGCTGGATGAACCCACTTCCGCATTAGACCCTGAACTGGTATGTGATGTACTTGCAGCATTAAAGAAACTTGTTCAAGAAGGCGTTACCATGATTGTGGTTACTCATGAGATGGGGTTTGCCAGAGAAGTTGCCCATCAGGTGGTATTTATGGATGGTGGCTCCATTGTGGAAACTGGTACCGCGCAGCAAGTATTTAACTCAGCCAATCCGCGTATTCAGGCTTTCACAACCCAGTTTGCACGTTAA
- a CDS encoding cysteine ABC transporter permease, with protein MLVSREWGIVFDSFPVLLQGTFVTVYLSVLAMVGAVIVGLLVAVVRVANIKGLTQLAQLYVSFFRGTPLLVQLLMLYFGLTSFNIILDPFPAALIGLILHFGAYISEIFRATIISISTGQWEAALSLGMTYSQALRRIVLPQAARIAIPPLWNCLIDVLKSSSLASVVTVPELTRQVEEQSSAQFVFMPYFVTLALFYWVLVLVMGLVQEWLERKLRIPGGSS; from the coding sequence ATGTTAGTAAGTAGGGAATGGGGCATTGTATTTGATTCCTTTCCTGTACTGCTGCAAGGCACTTTTGTAACTGTTTATTTAAGTGTGCTGGCAATGGTAGGAGCAGTGATTGTTGGGCTATTAGTCGCAGTGGTGCGGGTAGCTAACATTAAGGGTCTGACGCAGTTGGCTCAACTTTATGTTTCATTTTTCCGGGGAACTCCATTGTTAGTTCAACTGCTGATGTTATATTTCGGATTAACTTCATTTAATATCATTCTTGATCCGTTTCCGGCTGCGCTTATTGGTCTGATTTTACATTTTGGCGCCTATATTTCCGAAATATTCCGTGCCACCATTATCTCGATTAGTACCGGACAATGGGAGGCTGCATTATCTCTCGGTATGACCTATTCGCAGGCATTGCGGCGAATCGTGCTGCCGCAGGCAGCCCGTATTGCTATTCCGCCATTGTGGAATTGTTTGATTGATGTGCTCAAGTCGTCATCTTTGGCCTCAGTAGTGACAGTACCGGAATTAACCAGACAAGTCGAAGAACAAAGCTCAGCCCAGTTTGTATTTATGCCGTACTTTGTAACTTTGGCCTTATTTTATTGGGTTTTAGTGCTTGTGATGGGGTTGGTGCAGGAATGGCTTGAGCGCAAACTGCGTATACCGGGAGGATCGTCATGA
- a CDS encoding amino acid ABC transporter substrate-binding protein: MKKTIFALLVVFLMTLFTVGCGSQQTATKKEEVKSANLLETVKQRGTIKVGTEGTYPPFTFKNEKGELQGFDVDIINEVAKRIGVKAEFVPTEWKAMFTGLDSERFDVIANQVSINETRLQKYDFSTPYTVSGAQIIVNKNNSNIHGIEDLKGRKVGVTQGSNWEEIAKKAGAEVQHYKGANEIFADVANGRIEASVNDRLFVAEYLLKNPNQNIKTAGKTFDESKMAFAFRKGSPELIAEVNKALKEIQSDGTYVKIAQKWFGEDVSK; encoded by the coding sequence ATGAAAAAGACAATATTTGCATTACTGGTAGTTTTCTTAATGACACTGTTTACTGTGGGCTGCGGTTCACAACAAACAGCCACCAAGAAAGAAGAGGTTAAGTCAGCTAATTTATTGGAGACAGTTAAACAACGCGGTACGATCAAAGTAGGTACAGAGGGAACCTATCCACCATTTACGTTTAAAAATGAAAAAGGTGAATTGCAAGGCTTTGATGTTGATATTATCAATGAAGTTGCAAAACGAATTGGGGTAAAAGCTGAGTTTGTTCCCACAGAGTGGAAAGCAATGTTTACTGGGTTGGATTCCGAGCGTTTTGATGTGATTGCCAATCAGGTTAGCATTAATGAAACCCGGTTACAAAAGTATGATTTTTCTACCCCCTACACCGTATCGGGTGCGCAAATCATCGTGAATAAGAATAACAGCAATATTCATGGAATTGAAGATTTAAAAGGCCGCAAGGTAGGGGTTACTCAAGGCAGCAATTGGGAAGAAATTGCTAAAAAAGCAGGTGCTGAAGTTCAACATTACAAAGGAGCGAATGAAATATTCGCGGATGTCGCGAATGGACGGATTGAGGCATCGGTCAATGACCGCTTATTTGTCGCTGAGTACTTACTGAAGAATCCTAATCAGAATATAAAAACTGCCGGAAAAACCTTTGATGAATCAAAAATGGCATTTGCATTCCGGAAAGGCTCACCTGAATTAATTGCTGAAGTAAATAAAGCGCTGAAAGAGATTCAATCGGATGGTACTTATGTGAAGATAGCGCAAAAATGGTTTGGGGAAGATGTTAGTAAGTAG
- the cidA_1 gene encoding holin-like protein CidA yields the protein MVYWLGNQIVQWAKIPVPGTVVGMILLFVLLSAGIVKLEYVQVATDFLLKHMLFFFVPIAVGLMNWGGLFWNNGLILAAAIVFSALVPFFAVGHLGQKLSRSKKV from the coding sequence ATGGTTTACTGGTTAGGAAACCAGATCGTACAATGGGCAAAAATTCCGGTTCCCGGCACAGTGGTTGGCATGATCTTACTTTTCGTGCTATTATCGGCCGGCATTGTCAAACTGGAATATGTGCAAGTGGCTACAGATTTCTTACTAAAGCACATGCTGTTCTTTTTTGTTCCCATTGCAGTTGGCCTGATGAATTGGGGCGGCTTGTTTTGGAATAATGGCTTGATCCTTGCGGCAGCAATTGTCTTTAGCGCTCTTGTTCCTTTCTTTGCCGTTGGGCACCTCGGACAAAAACTGAGCAGGAGTAAGAAAGTATGA